A region from the Brassica napus cultivar Da-Ae chromosome C8, Da-Ae, whole genome shotgun sequence genome encodes:
- the LOC106362041 gene encoding DEAD-box ATP-dependent RNA helicase 47, mitochondrial, whose product MAAASVSTRFLVLLQDFSAFRKISSWRSAATNYHRQSRLLCHVAKGDGSLTLASLELGNNSPRRSGKSKATKLEGSFVPEMSQGKVRAATNYKVKVVKEKKPAEIVSPLFSAKSFEELGLPDSLLDSLEREGFSVPTDVQSAAVPAIIKGHDAVIQSYTGSGKTLAYLLPILSEIGPLSGKAKSSEKRAEIQAMIVAPSRELGMQIVREVEKLLGPDHRRMVQQLVGGANRMRQEEALKKNKPAIVVGTPGRIAEISKSGRLHTHGCRFLVLDEVDELLSFNFREDIHRIIEHVGRRAGAGPKGEVDERANRQTILVSATVPFSVIRAAKSWSHEPVLVQANKTTPLDTVQPTAPAISLTPTTSEANGQIQTTIQSLPPALKHFYCISKHQHKVDALRRCVHALDAQSVIAFMNHSKQLKDVVYKLEARGMTCAELHGDLGKLGRSTVLKKFKNGEVRVLVTNELSARGLDVAECDLVVNLELPTDAVHYAHRAGRTGRLGRKGTVVTVCEESQVFIVKKMEKQLGLPFEYCEFVDGELVVTEEDKAIIR is encoded by the coding sequence ATGGCAGCGGCATCAGTTTCAACTCGATTCCTTGTTCTTCTCCAAGACTTTTCAGCATTCAGGAAGATATCATCATGGCGTTCTGCTGCGACTAACTACCACCGTCAATCACGTCTCTTATGCCACGTTGCGAAAGGAGATGGTTCTCTTACTCTTGCAAGCCTTGAACTAGGGAACAACAGCCCAAGGAGATCGGGGAAGAGTAAGGCTACGAAGCTTGAAGGAAGCTTTGTTCCTGAAATGAGTCAAGGTAAGGTAAGAGCAGCAACGAACTATAAAGTCAAAGTAGTGAAGGAGAAGAAACCAGCTGAGATAGTGTCTCCTTTGTTTTCTGCAAAGTCATTCGAGGAGCTTGGCCTCCCTGATTCGTTGCTAGACAGCTTGGAAAGAGAAGGCTTCTCTGTCCCAACAGATGTCCAATCAGCAGCTGTCCCAGCGATCATCAAAGGTCATGACGCAGTGATTCAGTCTTACACAGGATCCGGCAAAACCTTAGCTTATCTGCTTCCGATACTATCAGAGATCGGTCCACTCTCAGGAAAAGCTAAGAGCAGCGAGAAGAGAGCGGAGATTCAAGCGATGATCGTGGCTCCATCTAGAGAACTCGGTATGCAGATAGTAAGAGAGGTGGAGAAGCTCCTCGGACCTGATCACCGTAGAATGGTTCAGCAGTTGGTAGGTGGTGCGAACCGTATGAGGCAAGAGGAGGCGCTTAAGAAGAACAAACCTGCTATCGTTGTTGGCACTCCCGGGAGAATTGCGGAGATAAGCAAAAGCGGGAGGTTGCACACTCACGGGTGTAGATTCTTGGTGCTAGACGAAGTCGATGAGCTTTTGTCTTTTAACTTCCGTGAAGATATCCATCGGATTATTGAACATGTAGGAAGGAGAGCTGGTGCTGGTCCGAAAGGAGAAGTTGATGAACGTGCTAACCGCCAGACCATTCTAGTCTCTGCAACTGTGCCCTTCTCGGTGATTCGAGCAGCTAAGAGCTGGAGCCACGAGCCTGTTCTTGTCCAAGCCAACAAAACCACTCCTCTTGACACCGTTCAACCAACCGCACCGGCTATTAGCTTAACCCCCACAACTTCTGAGGCTAACGGCCAGATTCAGACCACTATCCAGAGCCTACCTCCAGCGCTTAAACACTTTTACTGCATCTCAAAACATCAACACAAAGTCGACGCCCTAAGGAGATGCGTCCACGCCCTTGATGCCCAGTCCGTTATAGCTTTCATGAACCACTCGAAACAGCTGAAAGACGTGGTGTACAAACTAGAAGCCCGTGGTATGACATGCGCCGAGCTGCATGGAGATCTTGGGAAGCTAGGGAGATCAACGGTTCTGAAGAAGTTCAAGAACGGGGAAGTTAGAGTACTTGTGACCAACGAGCTCTCGGCTAGGGGTCTTGACGTTGCGGAATGTGATCTAGTGGTGAATCTTGAACTTCCGACGGACGCGGTGCACTACGCACATAGAGCTGGGAGGACGGGGAGGCTGGGAAGGAAAGGGACTGTGGTTACAGTGTGTGAGGAATCGCAAGTGTTTAtagtgaagaagatggagaagcaGCTTGGTTTGCCTTTCGAGTATTGTGAGTTTGTTGATGGAGAGCTTGTTGTCACTGAGGAAGATAAAGCTATTATAAGGTAA
- the LOC106362043 gene encoding E3 ubiquitin-protein ligase At1g12760-like codes for MSTVTTENSSSSRRLSSDAIDQSPLLLSGDENEGSSNNGGGSGNNGRRSSVRRQGLRGAARFLSRASSGGRAMREPSVIVREAAAEQLEERQSDWAYSKPIVVLDIVWNLAFVSVAAAVLVMSRNEHPIMPLRVWLLGYALQCVLHMVCVCVEYRRRNRIRSNRRTPSSSSSSSSMEEDALGSRRNSDEHLESESSSVAKHLESANTMFSFIWWIIGFYWVSAGGQELAQESPRIYWLSIVFLGFDVFFVVFCVALACVIGIAVCCCLPCIIAVLYAVADQEGASKEDIEQLTKFKFRKVGGVNKHAGDEAQANTVGIMTECGTDSPLEHTILQEDAECCICLSAYEDGTELRELPCGHHFHCLCVDKWLYINATCPLCKYNILKSSNLDREEV; via the exons ATGTCAACTGTGACTACGGagaattcatcatcatcacgcCGTCTTTCCTCCGACGCCATCGATCAATCACCGTTGCTTTTGAGCGGCGATGAGAACGAAGGAAGCAGCAATAACGGAGGAGGTTCCGGGAACAACGGACGGAGATCCTCCGTGAGGAGACAAGGGCTGAGGGGAGCGGCGAGGTTTCTAAGCCGTGCGAGCAGCGGAGGACGCGCGATGCGGGAGCCGTCTGTGATTGTGAGGGAGGCTGCGGCGGAGCAGTTGGAGGAGAGGCAGAGCGATTGGGCCTACTCGAAGCCCATCGTGGTGCTTGACATCGTGTGGAACTTGGCGTTTGTCTCTGTGGCTGCGGCTGTGCTGGTGATGAGCAGGAATGAGCATCCGATCATGCCGCTTAGAGTTTGGTTATTAGGGTATGCGTTGCAGTGCGTGTTGCATATGGTTTGTGTGTGCGTTGAGTATAGGAGGAGGAACAGGATCAGGAGTAATAGGAGGACTCcttcgtcttcttcatcttcgtcCTCTATGGAGGAAGATGCTTTGGGTTCAAGGAGGAACTCAGATGAGCATCTGGAGAGCGAAAGCAGCAG TGTTGCAAAGCATCTGGAATCTGCCAACACAATGTTCTCATTTATTTGGTGGATCATTGGGTTCTACTGGGTGTCTGCTGGTGGCCAAGAGTTGGCGCAAGAATCCCCACGGATTTACTG GTTGTCTATCGTCTTTCTTGGTTTCGATGTGTTCTTCGTTGTCTTCTGTGTTGCGTTGGCCTGCGTTATTGGTATTGCTGTCTGCTGTTGCCTGCCATGCATCATCGCAGTTTTATACGCTGTTGCAGATCAG GAAGGGGCGTCAAAAGAAGACATTGAGCAGCTCACCAAATTCAAGTTTCGAAAAGTTGGCGGTGTCAACAAACACGCCGGTGATGAAGCCCAAGCAAATACCGTGGGAATAATGACAGAGTGTGGTACGGATTCACCCCTTGAACATACCATTCTTCAGGAGGATGCA GAATGTTGCATCTGTCTCTCTGCATATGAAGACGGAACGGAACTAAGAGAACTTCCTTGTGGCCATCATTTCCACTGCTTATGCGTAGACAAATGGCTATACATAAACGCCACTTGCCCACTCTGCAAATACAACATCCTCAAGAGCAGCAACTTGGATCGTGAGGAAGTCTAG
- the LOC106359321 gene encoding pentatricopeptide repeat-containing protein At1g12620-like, producing MEAKGIEANVVTYNSLISSFCKAGRWDDGAQLLKDMITRGIASDVVIFNALIDCLVKERKLKEAEELYNEMITRGIDPDTITYNSLIDGLCIENRLDEANQMMDVMVSKGCEPSIVTYGVMVVIVNILIQGFCQEGKLNVAKELFQEMVSEGARPDTVTYGILLDGLCDNGELEEALEILDKMHTSKMDPGIGVYNIIIHGMCNARKVDDAWDLFSSLLPLKGVKADVKTYTIMIAGLCKKGSLSEADMLFKKMGEEDGIAPNECTYNTLIRAHLGGSGVVASVELIEEMKRCGFAADGSTMKMVIDMLSDGRLNKSFWSMLS from the exons ATGGAGGCGAAAGGGATCGAAGCGAATGTCGTCACCTACAACTCTCTCATAAGCAGCTTCTGTAAAGCCGGAAGATGGGACGATGGAGCGCAGTTGTTGAAGGATATGATCACAAGGGGAATCGCCTCGGACGTTGTTATTTTCAATGCATTGATCGATTGTTTGGTGAAAGAGAGGAAACTTAAGGAGGCTGAAGAACTGTACAATGAGATGATCACAAGGGGCATAGATCCTGACACCATTACATATAACTCTTTGATAGATGGGTTGTGCATTGAAAACCGCTTAGATGAAGCCAACCAGATGATGGATGTGATGGTTAGCAAGGGGTGCGAACCGAGTATTGTGACTTATGGAGTTATGGTAGTCATTGTAAA CATTCTCATCCAAGGGTTTTGTCAAGAGGGAAAACTTAATGTCGCCAAAGAACTCTTCCAAGAGATGGTTTCTGAAGGTGCTCGTCCTGATACTGTGACTTATGGTATTTTGTTGGATGGATTGTGTGACAATGGAGAGCTAGAAGAGGCTTTAGAAATACTTGACAAAATGCACACGAGTAAGATGGATCCTGGTATCGGCGTCTATAATATCATCATTCACGGGATGTGCAATGCAAGGAAAGTCGATGATGCTTGGGATCTATTCTCTAGCCTTCTCCCTCTCAAAGGAGTGAAGGCTGATGTCAAAACGTATACCATAATGATTGCAGGACTGTGTAAGAAAGGCTCACTGTCTGAAGCGGATATGTTGTTTAAAAAGATGGGAGAGGAGGATGGGATTGCGCCAAATGAGTGTACATACAACACACTGATCCGAGCTCATCTCGGAGGTAGTGGTGTAGTCGCTTCAGTTGAACTCATAGAAGAAATGAAGAGGTGTGGGTTTGCTGCAGATGGTTCCACCATGAAGATGGTTATTGATATGTTATCTGATGGTAGATTGAACAAAAGCTTCTGGAGTATGCTTTCTTGA
- the LOC106362044 gene encoding bifunctional UDP-glucose 4-epimerase and UDP-xylose 4-epimerase 1, producing the protein MGSSVEQNILVTGGAGFIGTHTVVQLLKEGFKVSIIDNLDNSVIEAVDRVRELVGPDLSKKLEFTQGDLRNKGDIEKLFSKQRFDAVIHFAGLKAVGESVGNPRRYFDNNLVGTINLYETMAKHNCKMMVFSSSATVYGQPEKIPCMEDFELKAMNPYGRTKLFLEEIARDIQAAEPEWRIVLLRYFNPVGAHESGRIGEDPKGIPNNLMPYIQQVAVGRLPELNVYGHDYPTEDGSAVRDYIHVMDLADGHIAALRKLFDDPKIGCTAYNLGTGRGTSVLEMVAAFEKASGKKIPIKLCPRRLGDATAVYASTEKAEKELGWKAKYGVEEMCRDQWNWANNNPWGYQKKR; encoded by the exons AGGGGTTTAAGGTCTCGATCATCGATAATCTTGATAACTCTGTTATCGAAGCCGTTGATCGGGTTAGGGAGCTCGTTGGTCCTGATCTCTCCAAGAAGCTCGAGTTCACTCAG GGTGATCTAAGGAACAAAGGGGACATTGAGAAACTCTTCTCCAAACAGAG GTTTGATGCTGTGATCCATTTCGCGGGTCTCAAAGCTGTGGGTGAAAGCGTTGGCAACCCTCGCCGCTACTTTGACAATAACTTGGTTGGAACTATCAATCTCTACGAGACCATGGCAAAGCACAACTGCAAAATG ATGGTGTTTTCATCGTCTGCAACTGTCTACGGACAACCTGAGAAGATTCCATGCATGGAGGACTTTGAGTTAAAAGCTATGAACCCTTATGGTCGCACAAag CTCTTTCTTGAGGAGATAGCTAGAGACATCCAGGCGGCGGAGCCAGAGTGGAGGATTGTGCTGCTGAGGTACTTCAACCCTGTGGGTGCACACGAGAGTGGAAGAATTGGCGAGGATCCAAAGGGTATCCCTAATAACCTCATGCCTTACATACAGCAAGTAGCTGTTGGACGCTTGCCTGAACTCAATGTCTATGGACATGACTATCCTACCGAGGATGGTAGTGCG GTGAGGGACTACATCCATGTGATGGATTTGGCTGATGGGCATATCGCTGCGCTAAGGAAGCTGTTTGATGATCCAAAGATAG GCTGTACTGCTTACAATCTAGGGACTGGAAGAGGAACGTCTGTGTTAGAGATGGTTGCTGCTTTTGAGAAAGCTTCTGGCAAG AAAATACCGATCAAGCTTTGTCCGAGAAGGCTAGGAGATGCAACAGCAGTTTATGCCTCAACAGAGAAAGCTGAGAAAGAACTTGGCTGGAA GGCAAAGTATGGAGTGGAGGAGATGTGCAGAGACCAGTGGAATTGGGCAAACAACAATCCATGGGGTTACCAGAAGAAGCGTTGA